In the genome of Ammospiza nelsoni isolate bAmmNel1 chromosome 7, bAmmNel1.pri, whole genome shotgun sequence, one region contains:
- the MCM6 gene encoding DNA replication licensing factor MCM6, with protein sequence MDLAVAAVGGAGAAPQHQQVRDEVAEKCQKLFLDFLEEFQNSDGEVKYLRDAEELIRPERNTLIVSFADLEQFNQQLSTTIQEEFYRVYPYLCRATKAFARDHGNVPANKDFYVAFQDLPTRHKIRELTSAKIGSLLRISGQVVRTHPVHPELVSGTFLCLDCQTVIKDVEQQFKYTQPNICRNPVCANRRRFLLDTNKSRFVDFQKVRIQETQGELPRGSIPRSLEVILRAEAVESAQAGDKCDFTGSLIVVPDVSQLATPGLRAETGSRVTGSEGYETEGIRGLRALGVRELSYKLVFLACYVAPTNPRFGGKELRDEEQTAESIKNQMSVKEWEKVFEMSQDKNLYHNLCTSLFPTIHGNDEVKRGVLLMLFGGVPKTTSEGTSLRGDINVCVVGDPSTAKSQFLKHVDEFSPRAVYTSGKASSAAGLTAAVVKDEESHEFVIEAGALMLADNGVCCIDEFDKMEVRDQVAIHEAMEQQTISITKAGVKATLNARTSILAAANPVGGRYDRSKSLKQNINLSAPIMSRFDLFFILVDECNEVIDYAIARRIVDLHSRVEESVDRVYSLDDIRRYLLFARQFKPKISKESEDFIVEQYKRLRQRDGSGVAKSSWRITVRQLESMIRLSEAMARMHCCDEVHPKHVKEAFRLLNKSIIRVETPDVNLDQDDDQQMEDQEDQDGVNGEAEAPAGFNGLVNGINGHSEDVSKDAAPKASLRLGFSEYRRISNLLVLHLRKAEEEEDDAALKRSELINWYLKEIESEIESEQELINKKKIIERVIHRLTHYDHILIELSQSGLRGSREEETFDDDPYLVVNPNYLLED encoded by the exons ATGGATCTGGCAGTGGCGGCTGTGGGGGGCGCGGGCGCGGCGCCGCAGCACCAGCAGGTCCGCGATGAGGTGGCCGAGAAGTGCCAGAAGTTGTTCTTGGACTTCCTAGAGGA GTTCCAGAACAGCGATGGGGAGGTCAAGTACCTGCGAGATGCTGAGGAGCTGATCCGGCCAGAGCGGAACACACTGATCGTCAGCTTTGCAGATTTGGAGCAGTTCAATCAGCAGCTCTCTACCACTATTCAGGAGGAATTTTACAG GGTTTATCCTTACCTGTGTCGAGCAACAAAGGCTTTTGCCAGAGACCACGGAAATGTTCCTGCAAACAAGGATTTTTATGTTGCATTCCAGGACCTGCCTACCAGACACAA AATTCGGGAACTGACTTCAGCAAAGATTGGCTCCCTGCTGCGCATCAGTGGGCAGGTGGTTCGTACCCACCCCGTCCATCCCGAGCTGGTCAGTGGAACCTTCCTGTGCCTCGACTGCCAGACAGTGATCAAAGATGTGGAGCAGCAGTTCAAATACACCCAGCCAAACATCTGCAGAAACCCAGTCTGTGCCAACAGAAGGAGATTCCTGCTGGACACAAACAAATCAAGATTTGTTGATTTCCAAAAG GTGCGCATCCAGGAGACGCAGGGGGAGCTGCCGCGCGGCAGCATCCCGCGCAGCCTGGAGGTGATCCTGCGCGCAGAGGCCGTGGAATCCGCCCAGGCGGGTGACAAATGTGACTTCACCGGCTCACTGATCGTCGTGCCTGACGTGTCCCAGCTCGCCACACCAG GGTTGCGTGCAGAAACCGGCTCGCGGGTGACGGGGTCAGAGGGATATGAAACCGAAGGCATCCGGGGGCTGCGCGCCCTCGGCGTCCGGGAGCTCTCCTACAAACTCGTCTTTCTGGCTTGTTACGTGGCACCCACAAACCCACGG tTTGGTGGAAAAGAGCTCCGAGATGAAGAACAGACTGCAGAAAGCATTAAAAACCAAATGTCTGTGAAAGAGTGGGAAAAGGTTTTTGAAATGAGCCAAGATAAGAACCTTTACCATAATCTGTGCACCAGCCTCTTCCCTACTATCCATG GTAATGATGAAGTAAAACGCGGGGTCCTGCTGATGCTCTTTGGAGGAGTTCCCAAGACCACTTCAGAAGGCACTTCACTGCGTGGGGACATCAATGTCTGTGTTGTTGGTGATCCAAGTACAGCCAAGAGTCAGTTCCTAAA GCACGTGGATGAGTTCAGTCCCCGCGCTGTGTACACCAGTGGCAAAGCCTCCAGCGCTGCGGGTCTGACGGCAGCTGTGGTGAAGGATGAGGAGTCCCACGAATTTGTCATTGAGGCTGGAGCACTGATGCTGGCAGATAAC gGTGTTTGTTGCATTGATGAATTTGACAAGATGGAGGTGCGGGATCAAGTAGCCATTCATGAGGCCATGGAACAGCAGACAATATCCATTACTAAAGCTGGAGTGAAG GCTACTCTGAATGCCAGGACCTCCATTTTGGCTGCAGCAAACCCAGTTGGTGGCCGCTATGACAGATCCAAGTCACTGAAACAAAATATCAACCTGTCAGCTCCCATCATGTCCCGCTTTGATCTCTTCTTCATCCTCGTGGATGAGTGTAATGAG GTGATAGATTACGCCATTGCCCGGCGCATCGTGGATCTGCACTCCAGAGTGGAGGAGTCTGTTGACCGTGTCTATTCCTTGGATGATATCAGAAGATATCTACTGTTTGCAAGACAGTTTAAACCAAag ATATCCAAGGAGTCTGAGGACTTCATAGTGGAGCAGTACAAGCGGCTGCGGCAGCGTGATGGCTCCGGAGTGGCCAAGTCATCCTGGAGGATCACAGtgaggcagctggagagcatGATCCGCCTGTCTGAGGCCATGGCCCGCATGCACTGCTGTGATGAG GTTCACCCAAAACATGTGAAGGAAGCTTTCAGGCTTTTAAATAAGTCCATCATTAGAGTTGAGACTCCTGATGTCAATTTAGACCAAGATGATGACCAGCAAATGGAGGATCAAGAGGACCAAGATGGAGTCAATG GTGAGGCAGAAGCTCCAGCTGGGTTCAATGGCCTTGTGAATGGGATCAATGGCCATTCTGAGGatgtgagcaaggatgctgcACCCAAAGCTTCTCTCAGGCTGGGCTTCTCTGAGTACCGACGCATTTCTAATCTCCTGGTGCTGCACctcaggaaagcagaggaag aAGAGGACGATGCAGCACTAAAGAGAAGTGAACTTATTAATTGGTATCTAAAGGAAATTGAATCTGAAATCGAATCTGAACAAGAACTAATTAATAAAAAGAAGATCATAGAGAGAGTCATTCACCGACTTACACATTAT GACCACATTCTGATTGAACTGTCCCAGTCAGGACTGAGAGGATCCAGAGAAGAGGAGACTTTTGATGATGATCCATACCTGGTTGTCAACCCCAACTATCTGCTGGAGGACTGA